The following are encoded in a window of Vigna unguiculata cultivar IT97K-499-35 chromosome 8, ASM411807v1, whole genome shotgun sequence genomic DNA:
- the LOC114195419 gene encoding proline-rich receptor-like protein kinase PERK10 → MASIQPNNFFYPRFPPPPPPPSQFYNPPPPPSHSFSPPPSPPFRSPPPPPPRPIGPSPPPPPRPVRPPPAPLPPSPSPSNPTVIIVVVVSVGGLFLLSMLAFALFCCVQRTTNKKKTQQETDVVHFHEHKRVEETIVPGPFGRDTVVVTVEDDVHIDEEIKKSEKVGHHNLHAKSSSPPEPDQGTSTSIVQVAATPPSAPHHHDDLHHQLENKP, encoded by the coding sequence ATGGCTTCAATTCAACCCAACAACTTTTTCTACCCACGTttcccaccaccaccaccaccaccttcacAATTCTACAACCCTCCACCACCACCGTCGCATTCATTTTCTCctccaccatcaccaccatttAGATCACCACCGCCGCCGCCACCTCGTCCCATTGGTCCTTCTCCACCGCCACCACCTCGCCCGGTTCGTCCTCCCCCTGCCCCTCTTCCACCTTCTCCCTCTCCGAGCAACCCCACAGTCATAATAGTGGTGGTTGTCTCTGTGGGTGGGCTCTTTCTCCTCTCGATGCTCGCTTTTGCTCTATTCTGCTGCGTTCAGAGGACCACGAACAAGAAGAAGACGCAACAAGAAACCGATGTCGTTCACTTTCATGAACACAAAAGGGTGGAAGAAACCATCGTACCTGGTCCTTTCGGACGTGACACAGTGGTGGTAACTGTTGAAGATGACGTGCACATCGATGAAGAAATCAAAAAGAGTGAGAAAGTTGGTCACCACAATTTGCATGCCAAATCATCTTCTCCACCTGAACCAGATCAAGGTACTTCTACCAGCATTGTTCAGGTGGCAGCTACTCCTCCTTCTGCACCTCATCATCATGATGATCTTCATCACCAGCTTGAAAACAAGCCATGA